The following are encoded together in the Streptomyces sp. NBC_01465 genome:
- a CDS encoding ATP-binding protein: protein MGMFGSVLVANRGEIAVRVIRTLRELGVRSVAVFSDADADARHVREADTAVRIGSYLSADDLVDAGRRAGAEAVHPGYGFLAENAAFAEACAAAGLVFIGPPASAIALMGDKIRAKETVSAYGVPVVPGGSGPELEEIARKMGMPVLLKPSAGGGGKGMRLVRDEALLGDEIAAAKREALNSFGDDTLLVERWIDRPRHIEIQVLADGHGNVVHLGERECSLQRRHQKVIEEAPSVLLDEATRAAMGEAAVQAARSCGYEGAGTVEFIVPGDDPASYYFMEMNTRLQVEHPVTELVTGLDLVEWQLRVAAGEELPYGQGDITLTGHAIEARICAEDPARGFLPSGGTVLSLREPQGHGVRTDSGLSEGTEVGSAYDPMLSKVIAYGPDRATALRKLRAALAETVTLGVPTNAGFLRRLLAHPAVVAGELDTGLVERDAEGLVPDGVPEEVYAAAAAVREADLAPVSASGWTDPFSVPSGWRLGGDAVRVGHWLRIAGQEPVQVHASGGRVEERTVSVTVDGTVHTFHRAGDWLGRDGDSWHVQDHDPVEAALHGAGGSGTGSLTAPMPGTVTVVKVAVGDQVAAGQGLLVVEAMKMEHLISAPHAGTVTELDVRAGVTVAMDQVLAVVTPDEEETA, encoded by the coding sequence ATGGGAATGTTCGGTTCAGTGCTGGTCGCCAACCGGGGCGAGATCGCGGTCCGCGTCATCCGCACGCTGCGGGAGCTGGGCGTGCGATCGGTGGCCGTGTTCAGCGACGCGGACGCGGACGCCCGTCACGTACGGGAGGCGGACACGGCGGTCCGGATCGGCAGCTATCTGTCGGCCGACGACCTGGTGGACGCGGGCCGGCGGGCGGGCGCGGAGGCGGTCCACCCGGGGTACGGATTCCTCGCGGAGAACGCGGCGTTCGCGGAGGCGTGCGCGGCGGCCGGGCTGGTCTTCATCGGCCCGCCCGCATCCGCCATCGCGCTGATGGGCGACAAGATCCGGGCCAAGGAGACGGTCTCGGCGTACGGGGTGCCGGTCGTCCCCGGCGGCTCCGGGCCCGAACTGGAGGAGATCGCCCGCAAGATGGGCATGCCGGTGCTGCTGAAGCCGTCGGCGGGCGGCGGCGGCAAGGGCATGCGGCTGGTGCGCGACGAGGCGCTGCTCGGCGACGAGATCGCGGCGGCGAAGCGCGAGGCGCTGAACTCCTTCGGCGACGACACGCTGCTGGTGGAGCGGTGGATCGACCGTCCGCGCCACATCGAGATCCAGGTCCTGGCCGACGGCCACGGCAATGTGGTGCACCTGGGCGAGCGCGAGTGCTCGCTGCAGCGACGCCACCAGAAGGTCATCGAGGAGGCGCCGTCGGTCCTGCTCGACGAGGCGACGCGGGCCGCGATGGGCGAGGCTGCGGTGCAGGCGGCGCGGAGCTGCGGGTACGAGGGCGCGGGGACGGTGGAGTTCATCGTCCCGGGCGACGACCCGGCCTCGTACTACTTCATGGAGATGAACACGCGCCTGCAGGTCGAGCACCCGGTGACGGAGCTGGTGACCGGGCTGGACCTGGTGGAGTGGCAGCTGCGGGTCGCGGCCGGCGAGGAACTCCCGTACGGGCAGGGCGACATCACGCTGACGGGGCATGCGATCGAGGCGCGGATCTGCGCTGAAGATCCTGCTCGCGGGTTCCTCCCCTCGGGCGGAACGGTCCTGTCGCTGCGCGAGCCGCAGGGGCACGGGGTGCGGACGGACTCCGGGCTGAGCGAGGGCACGGAGGTCGGGAGCGCGTACGACCCGATGCTGTCGAAGGTCATCGCGTACGGCCCGGACCGCGCGACCGCGCTGCGCAAGCTGCGGGCGGCGCTGGCGGAGACGGTGACGCTGGGCGTGCCGACGAACGCGGGCTTCCTGCGGCGGCTGCTGGCCCATCCCGCGGTGGTGGCAGGCGAGTTGGACACGGGTCTGGTGGAGCGGGACGCGGAGGGGCTGGTCCCCGACGGGGTCCCGGAGGAGGTCTACGCGGCCGCTGCGGCGGTACGGGAGGCCGACTTGGCCCCGGTTTCTGCCAGCGGCTGGACGGACCCGTTCTCGGTGCCGAGCGGCTGGCGGCTGGGCGGGGACGCGGTGCGGGTCGGGCACTGGCTGCGTATCGCGGGACAGGAGCCGGTGCAGGTGCACGCTTCGGGCGGACGGGTCGAGGAGCGCACGGTCTCCGTCACGGTCGACGGGACGGTGCACACCTTCCACCGGGCCGGTGACTGGCTCGGCAGGGACGGCGACTCCTGGCACGTGCAGGACCACGACCCGGTGGAGGCGGCGCTGCACGGAGCGGGAGGCTCCGGGACCGGCAGCCTGACGGCACCGATGCCGGGGACGGTGACGGTGGTGAAGGTGGCGGTCGGCGACCAAGTAGCCGCAGGCCAGGGCCTGTTGGTGGTGGAGGCGATGAAGATGGAACACCTGATCTCCGCCCCGCACGCGGGCACGGTCACCGAGCTGGACGTCAGGGCGGGCGTCACGGTCGCGATGGACCAGGTGCTGGCCGTGGTGACCCCG